A window of Symphalangus syndactylus isolate Jambi chromosome 24, NHGRI_mSymSyn1-v2.1_pri, whole genome shotgun sequence contains these coding sequences:
- the CPNE1 gene encoding copine-1 isoform X20, whose product MHRYLVMPQSWRSSGRRMAHCVTLVQLSISCDHLIDKDIGSKSDPLCVLLQDVGGGSWAELGRTERVQNCSSPEFSKTLQLEYHFETVQKLRFGIYDIDNKTPELRDDDFLGGAECSLGQIVSSQVLTLPLMLKPGKPAGRGTITVSAQELKDNRVVTMEVEARNLDKKDFLGKSDPFLEFFRQGDGKWHLVYRSEVIKNNLNPTWKRFSVPVQHFCGGDPRTPIQVRCSDYDSDGSHDLIGTFHTSLAQLQAVPAEFECIHPEKQQKKKSYKNSGTICVKICRVETEYSFLDYVMGGCQINFTVGVDFTGSNGDPSSPDSLHYLSPTGVNEYLMALWSVGSVVQDYDSDKLFPAFGFGAQVPPDWQVSHEFALNFNPSNPYCAGIQGIVDAYRQALPQVRLYGPTNFAPIINHVARFAAQAAHQGTASAGVQ is encoded by the exons ATGCACAGGTATTTGGTGATGCCTCAGTCCTGGAGATCATCAGGAAGGCGG ATGGCCCACTGCGTGACCCTGGTTCAGCTGTCCATTTCCTGTGACCATCTCATTGACAAGGACATCGGCTCCAAGTCTGACCCACTCTGCGTCCTTTTACAGGATGTGGGCGGGGGCAGCTGGGCTGAG CTTGGCCGGACTGAACGAGTGCAGAACTGCTCAAGCCCTGAGTTCTCCAAGACTCTGCAGCTTGAATACCACTTTGAGACAGTCCAGAAGCTACGCTTTGGAATCTATGACATAGACAACAAGACGCCAGAGCTGAGGGATGATGACTTCCTAGGGGGTGCTGAGTGTTCCCTAGGACAG ATTGTGTCCAGCCAGGTACTGACTCTCCCCTTGATGCTGAAGCCTGGAAAACCTGCTGGGCGGGGGACCATCACG GTCTCAGCTCAAGAATTGAAGGACAATCGTGTAGTAACCATGGAGGTAGAGGCCAGAAACCTAGATAAGAAG GACTTCCTGGGAAAATCGGATCCATTTCTGGAGTTCTTCCGCCAGGGTGATGGGAAATGGCACCTGGTGTACAGATCTGAG GTCATCAAGAACAACCTAAACCCTACATGGAAGCGTTTCTCAGTCCCCGTTCAGCATTTCTGTGGTGGGGACCCCAGAACACCCATCCAG GTGCGATGCTCCGATTATGACAGTGACGGGTCACATGATCTCATCGGTACCTTCCACACCAGCTTGGCCCAGCTGCAGGCAGTCCCG GCTGAGTTTGAATGCATCCACCCTGAGAagcagcagaaaaagaaaagctacaaGAACTCTGGAACTATCTGTGTCAAGATTTGCCGG GTAGAAACAGAGTACTCCTTTCTGGACTATGTGATGGGAGGCTGTCAGATCAACTTCACT GTGGGTGTGGACTTCACTGGCTCCAATGGAGACCCCTCCTCACCTGACTCCCTACACTACCTGAGTCCAACAGGGGTCAATGAGTATCTGATGGCACTGTGGAGTGTGGGCAGCGTGGTTCAGGACTATGACTC AGACAAGCTGTTCCCTGCATTTGGATTTGGGGCCCAGGTTCCCCCTGACTGGCAG GTCTCGCATGAATTTGCCTTGAATTTTAACCCCAGTAACCCCTACTG TGCAGGCATCCAGGGCATTGTGGATGCCTACCGCCAAGCCCTGCCCCAAGTTCGCCTCTATGGCCCCACCAACTTTGCACCCATCATCAACCATGTGGCCAGGTTTGCAGCCCAGGCTGCACATCAGGGGACTGCCTCG gctggagtgcagtga
- the CPNE1 gene encoding copine-1 isoform X11, translating to MHRYLVMPQSWRSSGRRMAHCVTLVQLSISCDHLIDKDIGSKSDPLCVLLQDVGGGSWAELGRTERVQNCSSPEFSKTLQLEYHFETVQKLRFGIYDIDNKTPELRDDDFLGGAECSLGQIVSSQVLTLPLMLKPGKPAGRGTITVSAQELKDNRVVTMEVEARNLDKKDFLGKSDPFLEFFRQGDGKWHLVYRSEVIKNNLNPTWKRFSVPVQHFCGGDPRTPIQVRCSDYDSDGSHDLIGTFHTSLAQLQAVPAEFECIHPEKQQKKKSYKNSGTICVKICRVETEYSFLDYVMGGCQINFTVGVDFTGSNGDPSSPDSLHYLSPTGVNEYLMALWSVGSVVQDYDSDKLFPAFGFGAQVPPDWQVSHEFALNFNPSNPYCAGIQGIVDAYRQALPQVRLYGPTNFAPIINHVARFAAQAAHQGTASAPREALAQTVLAEVPTQLVSYFRAQGWAPLKPLPPSAKGPAQAPQA from the exons ATGCACAGGTATTTGGTGATGCCTCAGTCCTGGAGATCATCAGGAAGGCGG ATGGCCCACTGCGTGACCCTGGTTCAGCTGTCCATTTCCTGTGACCATCTCATTGACAAGGACATCGGCTCCAAGTCTGACCCACTCTGCGTCCTTTTACAGGATGTGGGCGGGGGCAGCTGGGCTGAG CTTGGCCGGACTGAACGAGTGCAGAACTGCTCAAGCCCTGAGTTCTCCAAGACTCTGCAGCTTGAATACCACTTTGAGACAGTCCAGAAGCTACGCTTTGGAATCTATGACATAGACAACAAGACGCCAGAGCTGAGGGATGATGACTTCCTAGGGGGTGCTGAGTGTTCCCTAGGACAG ATTGTGTCCAGCCAGGTACTGACTCTCCCCTTGATGCTGAAGCCTGGAAAACCTGCTGGGCGGGGGACCATCACG GTCTCAGCTCAAGAATTGAAGGACAATCGTGTAGTAACCATGGAGGTAGAGGCCAGAAACCTAGATAAGAAG GACTTCCTGGGAAAATCGGATCCATTTCTGGAGTTCTTCCGCCAGGGTGATGGGAAATGGCACCTGGTGTACAGATCTGAG GTCATCAAGAACAACCTAAACCCTACATGGAAGCGTTTCTCAGTCCCCGTTCAGCATTTCTGTGGTGGGGACCCCAGAACACCCATCCAG GTGCGATGCTCCGATTATGACAGTGACGGGTCACATGATCTCATCGGTACCTTCCACACCAGCTTGGCCCAGCTGCAGGCAGTCCCG GCTGAGTTTGAATGCATCCACCCTGAGAagcagcagaaaaagaaaagctacaaGAACTCTGGAACTATCTGTGTCAAGATTTGCCGG GTAGAAACAGAGTACTCCTTTCTGGACTATGTGATGGGAGGCTGTCAGATCAACTTCACT GTGGGTGTGGACTTCACTGGCTCCAATGGAGACCCCTCCTCACCTGACTCCCTACACTACCTGAGTCCAACAGGGGTCAATGAGTATCTGATGGCACTGTGGAGTGTGGGCAGCGTGGTTCAGGACTATGACTC AGACAAGCTGTTCCCTGCATTTGGATTTGGGGCCCAGGTTCCCCCTGACTGGCAG GTCTCGCATGAATTTGCCTTGAATTTTAACCCCAGTAACCCCTACTG TGCAGGCATCCAGGGCATTGTGGATGCCTACCGCCAAGCCCTGCCCCAAGTTCGCCTCTATGGCCCCACCAACTTTGCACCCATCATCAACCATGTGGCCAGGTTTGCAGCCCAGGCTGCACATCAGGGGACTGCCTCG GCCCCTCGGGAGGCATTGGCACAGACCGTGCTTGCAGAAGTGCCCACACAACTGGTCTCATACTTCAGGGCCCAGGGTTGGGCCCCGCTCAAGCCACTTCCACCCTCAGCCAAGGGTCCTGCACAGGCCCCCCAGGCCTAG
- the CPNE1 gene encoding copine-1 isoform X15: MHRYLVMPQSWRSSGRRMAHCVTLVQLSISCDHLIDKDIGSKSDPLCVLLQDVGGGSWAELGRTERVQNCSSPEFSKTLQLEYHFETVQKLRFGIYDIDNKTPELRDDDFLGGAECSLGQIVSSQVLTLPLMLKPGKPAGRGTITVSAQELKDNRVVTMEVEARNLDKKDFLGKSDPFLEFFRQGDGKWHLVYRSEVIKNNLNPTWKRFSVPVQHFCGGDPRTPIQVRCSDYDSDGSHDLIGTFHTSLAQLQAVPAEFECIHPEKQQKKKSYKNSGTICVKICRVETEYSFLDYVMGGCQINFTVGVDFTGSNGDPSSPDSLHYLSPTGVNEYLMALWSVGSVVQDYDSDKLFPAFGFGAQVPPDWQASRALWMPTAKPCPKFASMAPPTLHPSSTMWPGLQPRLHIRGLPRWTLALSPRLECSDKISAHCSLHLLGSSDSPASAFLIAWITAILRAVAAD, translated from the exons ATGCACAGGTATTTGGTGATGCCTCAGTCCTGGAGATCATCAGGAAGGCGG ATGGCCCACTGCGTGACCCTGGTTCAGCTGTCCATTTCCTGTGACCATCTCATTGACAAGGACATCGGCTCCAAGTCTGACCCACTCTGCGTCCTTTTACAGGATGTGGGCGGGGGCAGCTGGGCTGAG CTTGGCCGGACTGAACGAGTGCAGAACTGCTCAAGCCCTGAGTTCTCCAAGACTCTGCAGCTTGAATACCACTTTGAGACAGTCCAGAAGCTACGCTTTGGAATCTATGACATAGACAACAAGACGCCAGAGCTGAGGGATGATGACTTCCTAGGGGGTGCTGAGTGTTCCCTAGGACAG ATTGTGTCCAGCCAGGTACTGACTCTCCCCTTGATGCTGAAGCCTGGAAAACCTGCTGGGCGGGGGACCATCACG GTCTCAGCTCAAGAATTGAAGGACAATCGTGTAGTAACCATGGAGGTAGAGGCCAGAAACCTAGATAAGAAG GACTTCCTGGGAAAATCGGATCCATTTCTGGAGTTCTTCCGCCAGGGTGATGGGAAATGGCACCTGGTGTACAGATCTGAG GTCATCAAGAACAACCTAAACCCTACATGGAAGCGTTTCTCAGTCCCCGTTCAGCATTTCTGTGGTGGGGACCCCAGAACACCCATCCAG GTGCGATGCTCCGATTATGACAGTGACGGGTCACATGATCTCATCGGTACCTTCCACACCAGCTTGGCCCAGCTGCAGGCAGTCCCG GCTGAGTTTGAATGCATCCACCCTGAGAagcagcagaaaaagaaaagctacaaGAACTCTGGAACTATCTGTGTCAAGATTTGCCGG GTAGAAACAGAGTACTCCTTTCTGGACTATGTGATGGGAGGCTGTCAGATCAACTTCACT GTGGGTGTGGACTTCACTGGCTCCAATGGAGACCCCTCCTCACCTGACTCCCTACACTACCTGAGTCCAACAGGGGTCAATGAGTATCTGATGGCACTGTGGAGTGTGGGCAGCGTGGTTCAGGACTATGACTC AGACAAGCTGTTCCCTGCATTTGGATTTGGGGCCCAGGTTCCCCCTGACTGGCAG GCATCCAGGGCATTGTGGATGCCTACCGCCAAGCCCTGCCCCAAGTTCGCCTCTATGGCCCCACCAACTTTGCACCCATCATCAACCATGTGGCCAGGTTTGCAGCCCAGGCTGCACATCAGGGGACTGCCTCG atggactcttgctctgtcacccaggctggagtgcagtgacaagatctcagctcactgcagcctccacctcctgggttcaagtgattctcctgcctcagccttcctaatagcttggattacag CAATACTTCGTGCTGTTGCTGCTGACTGA
- the CPNE1 gene encoding copine-1 isoform X7, with amino-acid sequence MHRYLVMPQSWRSSGRRMAHCVTLVQLSISCDHLIDKDIGSKSDPLCVLLQDVGGGSWAELGRTERVQNCSSPEFSKTLQLEYHFETVQKLRFGIYDIDNKTPELRDDDFLGGAECSLGQIVSSQVLTLPLMLKPGKPAGRGTITVSAQELKDNRVVTMEVEARNLDKKDFLGKSDPFLEFFRQGDGKWHLVYRSEVIKNNLNPTWKRFSVPVQHFCGGDPRTPIQVRCSDYDSDGSHDLIGTFHTSLAQLQAVPAEFECIHPEKQQKKKSYKNSGTICVKICRVETEYSFLDYVMGGCQINFTVGVDFTGSNGDPSSPDSLHYLSPTGVNEYLMALWSVGSVVQDYDSDKLFPAFGFGAQVPPDWQQYFVLLLLTDGAVTDVEATCEAVVRASNLPMSVIIVGVGGADFEAMEHLDADGGPLHTRSGQAAARDIVQFVPYRRFQNAPREALAQTVLAEVPTQLVSYFRAQGWAPLKPLPPSAKGPAQAPQA; translated from the exons ATGCACAGGTATTTGGTGATGCCTCAGTCCTGGAGATCATCAGGAAGGCGG ATGGCCCACTGCGTGACCCTGGTTCAGCTGTCCATTTCCTGTGACCATCTCATTGACAAGGACATCGGCTCCAAGTCTGACCCACTCTGCGTCCTTTTACAGGATGTGGGCGGGGGCAGCTGGGCTGAG CTTGGCCGGACTGAACGAGTGCAGAACTGCTCAAGCCCTGAGTTCTCCAAGACTCTGCAGCTTGAATACCACTTTGAGACAGTCCAGAAGCTACGCTTTGGAATCTATGACATAGACAACAAGACGCCAGAGCTGAGGGATGATGACTTCCTAGGGGGTGCTGAGTGTTCCCTAGGACAG ATTGTGTCCAGCCAGGTACTGACTCTCCCCTTGATGCTGAAGCCTGGAAAACCTGCTGGGCGGGGGACCATCACG GTCTCAGCTCAAGAATTGAAGGACAATCGTGTAGTAACCATGGAGGTAGAGGCCAGAAACCTAGATAAGAAG GACTTCCTGGGAAAATCGGATCCATTTCTGGAGTTCTTCCGCCAGGGTGATGGGAAATGGCACCTGGTGTACAGATCTGAG GTCATCAAGAACAACCTAAACCCTACATGGAAGCGTTTCTCAGTCCCCGTTCAGCATTTCTGTGGTGGGGACCCCAGAACACCCATCCAG GTGCGATGCTCCGATTATGACAGTGACGGGTCACATGATCTCATCGGTACCTTCCACACCAGCTTGGCCCAGCTGCAGGCAGTCCCG GCTGAGTTTGAATGCATCCACCCTGAGAagcagcagaaaaagaaaagctacaaGAACTCTGGAACTATCTGTGTCAAGATTTGCCGG GTAGAAACAGAGTACTCCTTTCTGGACTATGTGATGGGAGGCTGTCAGATCAACTTCACT GTGGGTGTGGACTTCACTGGCTCCAATGGAGACCCCTCCTCACCTGACTCCCTACACTACCTGAGTCCAACAGGGGTCAATGAGTATCTGATGGCACTGTGGAGTGTGGGCAGCGTGGTTCAGGACTATGACTC AGACAAGCTGTTCCCTGCATTTGGATTTGGGGCCCAGGTTCCCCCTGACTGGCAG CAATACTTCGTGCTGTTGCTGCTGACTGATGGTGCTGTGACCGATGTGGAAGCCACATGTGAGGCTGTGGTGCGCGCCTCAAACCTGCCCATGTCAGTGATCATTGTGGGTGTGGGTGGTGCTGACTTTGAGGCTATGGAGCATCTGGACGCTGATGGTGGACCCCTGCATACACGTTCTGGGCAGGCCGCTGCCCGCGACATTGTGCAGTTTGTACCCTACCGCCGGTTCCAGAAT GCCCCTCGGGAGGCATTGGCACAGACCGTGCTTGCAGAAGTGCCCACACAACTGGTCTCATACTTCAGGGCCCAGGGTTGGGCCCCGCTCAAGCCACTTCCACCCTCAGCCAAGGGTCCTGCACAGGCCCCCCAGGCCTAG
- the CPNE1 gene encoding copine-1 isoform X12, whose protein sequence is MHRYLVMPQSWRSSGRRMAHCVTLVQLSISCDHLIDKDIGSKSDPLCVLLQDVGGGSWAELGRTERVQNCSSPEFSKTLQLEYHFETVQKLRFGIYDIDNKTPELRDDDFLGGAECSLGQIVSSQVLTLPLMLKPGKPAGRGTITVSAQELKDNRVVTMEVEARNLDKKDFLGKSDPFLEFFRQGDGKWHLVYRSEVIKNNLNPTWKRFSVPVQHFCGGDPRTPIQVRCSDYDSDGSHDLIGTFHTSLAQLQAVPAEFECIHPEKQQKKKSYKNSGTICVKICRVETEYSFLDYVMGGCQINFTVGVDFTGSNGDPSSPDSLHYLSPTGVNEYLMALWSVGSVVQDYDSDKLFPAFGFGAQVPPDWQASRALWMPTAKPCPKFASMAPPTLHPSSTMWPGLQPRLHIRGLPRLECSDKISAHCSLHLLGSSDSPASAFLIAWITGVCHHAQLVFIFLVETGFHHVGQVVANS, encoded by the exons ATGCACAGGTATTTGGTGATGCCTCAGTCCTGGAGATCATCAGGAAGGCGG ATGGCCCACTGCGTGACCCTGGTTCAGCTGTCCATTTCCTGTGACCATCTCATTGACAAGGACATCGGCTCCAAGTCTGACCCACTCTGCGTCCTTTTACAGGATGTGGGCGGGGGCAGCTGGGCTGAG CTTGGCCGGACTGAACGAGTGCAGAACTGCTCAAGCCCTGAGTTCTCCAAGACTCTGCAGCTTGAATACCACTTTGAGACAGTCCAGAAGCTACGCTTTGGAATCTATGACATAGACAACAAGACGCCAGAGCTGAGGGATGATGACTTCCTAGGGGGTGCTGAGTGTTCCCTAGGACAG ATTGTGTCCAGCCAGGTACTGACTCTCCCCTTGATGCTGAAGCCTGGAAAACCTGCTGGGCGGGGGACCATCACG GTCTCAGCTCAAGAATTGAAGGACAATCGTGTAGTAACCATGGAGGTAGAGGCCAGAAACCTAGATAAGAAG GACTTCCTGGGAAAATCGGATCCATTTCTGGAGTTCTTCCGCCAGGGTGATGGGAAATGGCACCTGGTGTACAGATCTGAG GTCATCAAGAACAACCTAAACCCTACATGGAAGCGTTTCTCAGTCCCCGTTCAGCATTTCTGTGGTGGGGACCCCAGAACACCCATCCAG GTGCGATGCTCCGATTATGACAGTGACGGGTCACATGATCTCATCGGTACCTTCCACACCAGCTTGGCCCAGCTGCAGGCAGTCCCG GCTGAGTTTGAATGCATCCACCCTGAGAagcagcagaaaaagaaaagctacaaGAACTCTGGAACTATCTGTGTCAAGATTTGCCGG GTAGAAACAGAGTACTCCTTTCTGGACTATGTGATGGGAGGCTGTCAGATCAACTTCACT GTGGGTGTGGACTTCACTGGCTCCAATGGAGACCCCTCCTCACCTGACTCCCTACACTACCTGAGTCCAACAGGGGTCAATGAGTATCTGATGGCACTGTGGAGTGTGGGCAGCGTGGTTCAGGACTATGACTC AGACAAGCTGTTCCCTGCATTTGGATTTGGGGCCCAGGTTCCCCCTGACTGGCAG GCATCCAGGGCATTGTGGATGCCTACCGCCAAGCCCTGCCCCAAGTTCGCCTCTATGGCCCCACCAACTTTGCACCCATCATCAACCATGTGGCCAGGTTTGCAGCCCAGGCTGCACATCAGGGGACTGCCTCG gctggagtgcagtgacaagatctcagctcactgcagcctccacctcctgggttcaagtgattctcctgcctcagccttcctaatagcttggattacaggtgtgtgccaccatgcccagctggtttttatatttttagtagagacagggtttcaccatgttggccaggtggtcgcaaactcctga
- the CPNE1 gene encoding copine-1 isoform X6 gives MHRYLVMPQSWRSSGRRMAHCVTLVQLSISCDHLIDKDIGSKSDPLCVLLQDVGGGSWAELGRTERVQNCSSPEFSKTLQLEYHFETVQKLRFGIYDIDNKTPELRDDDFLGGAECSLGQIVSSQVLTLPLMLKPGKPAGRGTITVSAQELKDNRVVTMEVEARNLDKKDFLGKSDPFLEFFRQGDGKWHLVYRSEVIKNNLNPTWKRFSVPVQHFCGGDPRTPIQVRCSDYDSDGSHDLIGTFHTSLAQLQAVPAEFECIHPEKQQKKKSYKNSGTICVKICRVETEYSFLDYVMGGCQINFTVGVDFTGSNGDPSSPDSLHYLSPTGVNEYLMALWSVGSVVQDYDSDKLFPAFGFGAQVPPDWQASRALWMPTAKPCPKFASMAPPTLHPSSTMWPGLQPRLHIRGLPRPLGRHWHRPCLQKCPHNWSHTSGPRVGPRSSHFHPQPRVLHRPPRPRFPRRLWQVINPVSQRSLWATAQPFSLSSVLALCIF, from the exons ATGCACAGGTATTTGGTGATGCCTCAGTCCTGGAGATCATCAGGAAGGCGG ATGGCCCACTGCGTGACCCTGGTTCAGCTGTCCATTTCCTGTGACCATCTCATTGACAAGGACATCGGCTCCAAGTCTGACCCACTCTGCGTCCTTTTACAGGATGTGGGCGGGGGCAGCTGGGCTGAG CTTGGCCGGACTGAACGAGTGCAGAACTGCTCAAGCCCTGAGTTCTCCAAGACTCTGCAGCTTGAATACCACTTTGAGACAGTCCAGAAGCTACGCTTTGGAATCTATGACATAGACAACAAGACGCCAGAGCTGAGGGATGATGACTTCCTAGGGGGTGCTGAGTGTTCCCTAGGACAG ATTGTGTCCAGCCAGGTACTGACTCTCCCCTTGATGCTGAAGCCTGGAAAACCTGCTGGGCGGGGGACCATCACG GTCTCAGCTCAAGAATTGAAGGACAATCGTGTAGTAACCATGGAGGTAGAGGCCAGAAACCTAGATAAGAAG GACTTCCTGGGAAAATCGGATCCATTTCTGGAGTTCTTCCGCCAGGGTGATGGGAAATGGCACCTGGTGTACAGATCTGAG GTCATCAAGAACAACCTAAACCCTACATGGAAGCGTTTCTCAGTCCCCGTTCAGCATTTCTGTGGTGGGGACCCCAGAACACCCATCCAG GTGCGATGCTCCGATTATGACAGTGACGGGTCACATGATCTCATCGGTACCTTCCACACCAGCTTGGCCCAGCTGCAGGCAGTCCCG GCTGAGTTTGAATGCATCCACCCTGAGAagcagcagaaaaagaaaagctacaaGAACTCTGGAACTATCTGTGTCAAGATTTGCCGG GTAGAAACAGAGTACTCCTTTCTGGACTATGTGATGGGAGGCTGTCAGATCAACTTCACT GTGGGTGTGGACTTCACTGGCTCCAATGGAGACCCCTCCTCACCTGACTCCCTACACTACCTGAGTCCAACAGGGGTCAATGAGTATCTGATGGCACTGTGGAGTGTGGGCAGCGTGGTTCAGGACTATGACTC AGACAAGCTGTTCCCTGCATTTGGATTTGGGGCCCAGGTTCCCCCTGACTGGCAG GCATCCAGGGCATTGTGGATGCCTACCGCCAAGCCCTGCCCCAAGTTCGCCTCTATGGCCCCACCAACTTTGCACCCATCATCAACCATGTGGCCAGGTTTGCAGCCCAGGCTGCACATCAGGGGACTGCCTCG GCCCCTCGGGAGGCATTGGCACAGACCGTGCTTGCAGAAGTGCCCACACAACTGGTCTCATACTTCAGGGCCCAGGGTTGGGCCCCGCTCAAGCCACTTCCACCCTCAGCCAAGGGTCCTGCACAGGCCCCCCAGGCCTAGGTTCCCTCGGAGGCTGTGGCAAGTCATCAATCCTGTGTCCCAGAGGTCCCTCTGGGCCACAGCCCAACCCTTCTCACTCTCCTCAGTGCTAGcactttgtattttttga
- the CPNE1 gene encoding copine-1 isoform X19: MHRYLVMPQSWRSSGRRMAHCVTLVQLSISCDHLIDKDIGSKSDPLCVLLQDVGGGSWAELGRTERVQNCSSPEFSKTLQLEYHFETVQKLRFGIYDIDNKTPELRDDDFLGGAECSLGQIVSSQVLTLPLMLKPGKPAGRGTITVSAQELKDNRVVTMEVEARNLDKKDFLGKSDPFLEFFRQGDGKWHLVYRSEVIKNNLNPTWKRFSVPVQHFCGGDPRTPIQVRCSDYDSDGSHDLIGTFHTSLAQLQAVPAEFECIHPEKQQKKKSYKNSGTICVKICRVETEYSFLDYVMGGCQINFTVGVDFTGSNGDPSSPDSLHYLSPTGVNEYLMALWSVGSVVQDYDSDKLFPAFGFGAQVPPDWQVSHEFALNFNPSNPYCAGIQGIVDAYRQALPQVRLYGPTNFAPIINHVARFAAQAAHQGTASMDSCSVTQAGVQ, translated from the exons ATGCACAGGTATTTGGTGATGCCTCAGTCCTGGAGATCATCAGGAAGGCGG ATGGCCCACTGCGTGACCCTGGTTCAGCTGTCCATTTCCTGTGACCATCTCATTGACAAGGACATCGGCTCCAAGTCTGACCCACTCTGCGTCCTTTTACAGGATGTGGGCGGGGGCAGCTGGGCTGAG CTTGGCCGGACTGAACGAGTGCAGAACTGCTCAAGCCCTGAGTTCTCCAAGACTCTGCAGCTTGAATACCACTTTGAGACAGTCCAGAAGCTACGCTTTGGAATCTATGACATAGACAACAAGACGCCAGAGCTGAGGGATGATGACTTCCTAGGGGGTGCTGAGTGTTCCCTAGGACAG ATTGTGTCCAGCCAGGTACTGACTCTCCCCTTGATGCTGAAGCCTGGAAAACCTGCTGGGCGGGGGACCATCACG GTCTCAGCTCAAGAATTGAAGGACAATCGTGTAGTAACCATGGAGGTAGAGGCCAGAAACCTAGATAAGAAG GACTTCCTGGGAAAATCGGATCCATTTCTGGAGTTCTTCCGCCAGGGTGATGGGAAATGGCACCTGGTGTACAGATCTGAG GTCATCAAGAACAACCTAAACCCTACATGGAAGCGTTTCTCAGTCCCCGTTCAGCATTTCTGTGGTGGGGACCCCAGAACACCCATCCAG GTGCGATGCTCCGATTATGACAGTGACGGGTCACATGATCTCATCGGTACCTTCCACACCAGCTTGGCCCAGCTGCAGGCAGTCCCG GCTGAGTTTGAATGCATCCACCCTGAGAagcagcagaaaaagaaaagctacaaGAACTCTGGAACTATCTGTGTCAAGATTTGCCGG GTAGAAACAGAGTACTCCTTTCTGGACTATGTGATGGGAGGCTGTCAGATCAACTTCACT GTGGGTGTGGACTTCACTGGCTCCAATGGAGACCCCTCCTCACCTGACTCCCTACACTACCTGAGTCCAACAGGGGTCAATGAGTATCTGATGGCACTGTGGAGTGTGGGCAGCGTGGTTCAGGACTATGACTC AGACAAGCTGTTCCCTGCATTTGGATTTGGGGCCCAGGTTCCCCCTGACTGGCAG GTCTCGCATGAATTTGCCTTGAATTTTAACCCCAGTAACCCCTACTG TGCAGGCATCCAGGGCATTGTGGATGCCTACCGCCAAGCCCTGCCCCAAGTTCGCCTCTATGGCCCCACCAACTTTGCACCCATCATCAACCATGTGGCCAGGTTTGCAGCCCAGGCTGCACATCAGGGGACTGCCTCG atggactcttgctctgtcacccaggctggagtgcagtga